A single region of the Manihot esculenta cultivar AM560-2 chromosome 12, M.esculenta_v8, whole genome shotgun sequence genome encodes:
- the LOC110628066 gene encoding protein DA1-related 1 isoform X1, with translation MGWLTKIFKGSSYKGQYHGKHGEDRYWDEHRRSVDDSSDFDREEIDCAIALSLSEADLKGKKVIAEEEDDSSCLSDEDEKLARAEEDERRARAEEDERRAKAEEDERRARAEEYEKRVSAQLEEDEQLARALQDLNVESPPRYDFGNAFSPYPFLFPSGYRICAGCNAEIGHGRFLSCMGAVWHPECFRCNACNQPITDYEFSMSGNRPYHKSCYKERHHPRCDVCNNYIPTNSSGLIEYRAHPFWLQKYCPSHERDGTPRCCSCERMESRDARYLSLDDGRKLCLECLDSAIMDTHECQPLYFEIREFYEGLNMKVEQEIPLLLVERQALNEAMEGEKNGHHHLPETRGLCLSEEHIISTVSRRPRIGAGYRFIDLITEPYRLNRRCEVTAILILYGLPRLLTGSILAHEMMHAWLRLKGYPNLRPEVEEGICQVLAHMWLDSEIYSSSGSDGASSSSSSSACSSSSSPSSSSSTSSKKGQRSDFEKKLGEYFKHQIESDTSSAYGEGFRIGNQAVGKYGLRSTLEHIRLTGTFPV, from the exons ATGGGTTGGCTAACCAAAATTTTCAAAGGTTCTAGCTATAAAGGGCAGTACCATGGGAAGCATGGAGAAGATAGGTATTGGGATGAGCATCGCCGTTCAGTG GATGATTCATCAGATTTTGACAGAGAAGAAATTGATTGTGCTATTGCACTTTCTCTCTCAGAAGCAGATCTGAAAGGAAAGAAGGTTATTG CAGAGGAAGAAGATGATAGTTCCTGCCTGTCAGATGAAGATGAAAAGCTTGCAAGAGCTGAGGAAGATGAAAGGCGGGCAAGAGCTGAAGAAGATGAAAGGCGGGCAAAAGCTGAAGAAGATGAAAGGCGGGCGAGAGCGGAGGAATATGAAAAGCGAGTGAGTGCTCAACTGGAGGAAGATGAACAACTCGCTAGAGCCCTTCAAGATTTAAATGTGGAATCACCTCCTCGTTATGATTTTGGAAATGCATTTTCACCATATCCATTTCTTTTTCCATCCGGTTACAG GATTTGCGCTGGGTGCAATGCTGAAATTGGTCATGGACGCTTTCTAAGTTGCATGGGTGCTGTTTGGCATCCTGAATGTTTCCGTTGCAATGCCTGCAATCAGCCAATTACTGATTATGAG TTTTCTATGTCTGGGAATCGTCCTTACCACAAATCATGCTATAAGGAACGGCATCATCCAAGATGTGATGTCTGCAACAACTAT ATCCCAACAAATTCATCCGGTCTCATCGAGTATAGGGCGCATCCTTTCTGGCTACAAAAATATTGCCCCTCACATGAGCGTGATGGGACTCCTCGGTGCTGCAGCTGTGAAAGAATGGAG TCGAGAGACGCAAGATATCTATCCCTTGATGATGGTCGAAAGCTATGTCTAGAGTGCCTCGACTCTGCAATAATGGATACTCATGAATGCCAACCTCTTTACTTTGAGATACGAGAATTTTATGAAGGTTTGAATATGAAGGTGGAACAGGAAATTCCTTTACTTTTGGTTGAGAGACAAGCTTTGAATGAGGCCATGGAGGGAGAAAAGAAT GGTCATCATCACTTACCTGAGACGAGAGGACTATGCTTATCAGAAGAGCACATTATCTCCACA GTTTCAAGGAGGCCAAGAATTGGTGCAGGCTACCGGTTCATAGACCTAATAACTGAACCTTATAGGCTAAACCGTCGATGCGAAGTGACTGCAATCCTCATTTTATATGGCCTCCCCAG GTTGCTGACAGGTTCTATCCTTGCTCATGAGATGATGCATGCATGGCTTCGGCTTAAAG GTTATCCAAACCTACGTCCAGAGGTCGAAGAAGGTATATGCCAGGTGCTGGCTCATATGTGGCTGGATTCTGAGATCTACTCCAGTTCTGGAAGTGATGGGGCTTCTTCGTCGTCGTCATCATCAGCATGTTCATCTTCGTCATctccatcatcatcttcttctacgTCATCAAAGAAGGGACAAAGGTCTGACTTTGAGAAGAAACTTGGTGAGTATTTTAAACACCAGATTGAGTCGGATACATCATCAGCCTATGGAGAGGGATTCAGGATCGGTAACCAGGCAGTGGGGAAATACGGCCTCCGAAGTACCCTTGAGCATATTCGGCTTACTGGAACATTTCCTGTTTGA
- the LOC110628066 gene encoding protein DA1-related 1 isoform X2 produces the protein MGWLTKIFKGSSYKGQYHGKHGEDRYWDEHRRSVDDSSDFDREEIDCAIALSLSEADLKGKKVIEEEDDSSCLSDEDEKLARAEEDERRARAEEDERRAKAEEDERRARAEEYEKRVSAQLEEDEQLARALQDLNVESPPRYDFGNAFSPYPFLFPSGYRICAGCNAEIGHGRFLSCMGAVWHPECFRCNACNQPITDYEFSMSGNRPYHKSCYKERHHPRCDVCNNYIPTNSSGLIEYRAHPFWLQKYCPSHERDGTPRCCSCERMESRDARYLSLDDGRKLCLECLDSAIMDTHECQPLYFEIREFYEGLNMKVEQEIPLLLVERQALNEAMEGEKNGHHHLPETRGLCLSEEHIISTVSRRPRIGAGYRFIDLITEPYRLNRRCEVTAILILYGLPRLLTGSILAHEMMHAWLRLKGYPNLRPEVEEGICQVLAHMWLDSEIYSSSGSDGASSSSSSSACSSSSSPSSSSSTSSKKGQRSDFEKKLGEYFKHQIESDTSSAYGEGFRIGNQAVGKYGLRSTLEHIRLTGTFPV, from the exons ATGGGTTGGCTAACCAAAATTTTCAAAGGTTCTAGCTATAAAGGGCAGTACCATGGGAAGCATGGAGAAGATAGGTATTGGGATGAGCATCGCCGTTCAGTG GATGATTCATCAGATTTTGACAGAGAAGAAATTGATTGTGCTATTGCACTTTCTCTCTCAGAAGCAGATCTGAAAGGAAAGAAGGTTATTG AGGAAGAAGATGATAGTTCCTGCCTGTCAGATGAAGATGAAAAGCTTGCAAGAGCTGAGGAAGATGAAAGGCGGGCAAGAGCTGAAGAAGATGAAAGGCGGGCAAAAGCTGAAGAAGATGAAAGGCGGGCGAGAGCGGAGGAATATGAAAAGCGAGTGAGTGCTCAACTGGAGGAAGATGAACAACTCGCTAGAGCCCTTCAAGATTTAAATGTGGAATCACCTCCTCGTTATGATTTTGGAAATGCATTTTCACCATATCCATTTCTTTTTCCATCCGGTTACAG GATTTGCGCTGGGTGCAATGCTGAAATTGGTCATGGACGCTTTCTAAGTTGCATGGGTGCTGTTTGGCATCCTGAATGTTTCCGTTGCAATGCCTGCAATCAGCCAATTACTGATTATGAG TTTTCTATGTCTGGGAATCGTCCTTACCACAAATCATGCTATAAGGAACGGCATCATCCAAGATGTGATGTCTGCAACAACTAT ATCCCAACAAATTCATCCGGTCTCATCGAGTATAGGGCGCATCCTTTCTGGCTACAAAAATATTGCCCCTCACATGAGCGTGATGGGACTCCTCGGTGCTGCAGCTGTGAAAGAATGGAG TCGAGAGACGCAAGATATCTATCCCTTGATGATGGTCGAAAGCTATGTCTAGAGTGCCTCGACTCTGCAATAATGGATACTCATGAATGCCAACCTCTTTACTTTGAGATACGAGAATTTTATGAAGGTTTGAATATGAAGGTGGAACAGGAAATTCCTTTACTTTTGGTTGAGAGACAAGCTTTGAATGAGGCCATGGAGGGAGAAAAGAAT GGTCATCATCACTTACCTGAGACGAGAGGACTATGCTTATCAGAAGAGCACATTATCTCCACA GTTTCAAGGAGGCCAAGAATTGGTGCAGGCTACCGGTTCATAGACCTAATAACTGAACCTTATAGGCTAAACCGTCGATGCGAAGTGACTGCAATCCTCATTTTATATGGCCTCCCCAG GTTGCTGACAGGTTCTATCCTTGCTCATGAGATGATGCATGCATGGCTTCGGCTTAAAG GTTATCCAAACCTACGTCCAGAGGTCGAAGAAGGTATATGCCAGGTGCTGGCTCATATGTGGCTGGATTCTGAGATCTACTCCAGTTCTGGAAGTGATGGGGCTTCTTCGTCGTCGTCATCATCAGCATGTTCATCTTCGTCATctccatcatcatcttcttctacgTCATCAAAGAAGGGACAAAGGTCTGACTTTGAGAAGAAACTTGGTGAGTATTTTAAACACCAGATTGAGTCGGATACATCATCAGCCTATGGAGAGGGATTCAGGATCGGTAACCAGGCAGTGGGGAAATACGGCCTCCGAAGTACCCTTGAGCATATTCGGCTTACTGGAACATTTCCTGTTTGA